Proteins from one Desulfocurvus vexinensis DSM 17965 genomic window:
- a CDS encoding YbhB/YbcL family Raf kinase inhibitor-like protein, whose product MQLKSPQFADGGALPIQYTAETSDFAPALTWDGAPEATRSFALVCEDPGGPDGPWTHWLVYGIPGAVFMLAAKLPRMAEHPSGLRQGQNDWGRLGYNGPLPGHGSGRYVFTLHALDVDLDLPPQARRREFDAALRGHVLASASITATYGGS is encoded by the coding sequence ATGCAGCTCAAGAGTCCCCAGTTCGCCGACGGCGGCGCCTTGCCCATCCAGTACACCGCCGAGACCAGCGACTTCGCCCCGGCGCTGACCTGGGACGGCGCCCCCGAGGCCACCCGGAGCTTCGCCCTGGTCTGCGAGGACCCGGGCGGGCCGGACGGACCGTGGACCCACTGGCTGGTCTACGGCATCCCCGGCGCGGTCTTCATGCTGGCGGCCAAGCTGCCGCGCATGGCCGAGCACCCCTCGGGGCTGCGCCAGGGGCAGAACGACTGGGGCCGCCTGGGCTACAACGGCCCGCTGCCCGGGCACGGCAGCGGACGCTACGTCTTCACCCTGCACGCCCTGGACGTGGACCTGGACCTGCCACCCCAGGCCAGGCGCCGCGAGTTCGACGCCGCCCTGCGCGGGCACGTGCTGGCCTCGGCCAGCATCACGGCCACCTACGGCGGCAGCTAG
- the hflC gene encoding protease modulator HflC, protein MSKRNGWLLGILGAALVVLSQSMFLVHQTQTGIVLELGKPVGGAKEPGLHFKKPFIQSATVFDARILEHNSQPREILTEDKKAMLLDNFSKWRIVDPLQYYRTVNNERAATARLDDIIYAQLRVALGRYTLQEIVSQKRPQIMAEVLARSDELIREYGIELVDVRIKRTDLPAENERAIFGRMRAERERQAKQYRSEGQEEAAKIKSMADRDRALLLAEAEREAQVLRGQGDAESTRIFGEALKTSPDFYTFKRSLEAYEKSLAGSTRVILTPDSEFLRHFR, encoded by the coding sequence ATGAGCAAGCGAAACGGATGGCTGCTGGGCATCCTGGGCGCGGCGCTGGTGGTGCTGTCCCAGAGCATGTTCCTGGTGCACCAGACCCAGACGGGCATCGTCCTGGAGCTGGGCAAGCCCGTGGGCGGGGCCAAGGAGCCCGGCCTGCACTTCAAGAAGCCCTTCATCCAGAGCGCGACCGTCTTCGACGCGCGCATCCTGGAACACAACTCCCAGCCGCGCGAGATCCTCACCGAGGACAAGAAGGCCATGCTGCTGGACAACTTCAGCAAATGGCGCATCGTGGACCCCTTGCAGTACTACCGCACGGTGAACAACGAGCGCGCGGCCACGGCCCGGCTGGACGACATCATCTACGCCCAGCTGCGGGTGGCCCTGGGCCGCTACACCTTGCAGGAGATCGTGTCCCAGAAGCGGCCCCAGATCATGGCCGAGGTGCTGGCGCGCTCCGACGAGCTGATCCGCGAGTACGGCATCGAGCTGGTGGACGTGCGCATCAAGCGCACCGACCTGCCTGCGGAGAACGAGCGGGCCATCTTCGGGCGCATGCGCGCCGAGCGTGAGCGCCAGGCCAAGCAGTACCGCTCCGAGGGCCAGGAGGAGGCCGCCAAGATCAAGTCCATGGCGGACCGCGACAGGGCCCTGCTGCTGGCCGAGGCCGAGCGCGAGGCCCAGGTGCTGCGCGGCCAGGGCGACGCCGAGTCCACGCGCATCTTCGGCGAGGCCCTGAAGACCTCTCCGGACTTCTACACCTTCAAGCGCAGCCTGGAAGCCTACGAGAAGAGCCTTGCGGGAAGCACCCGGGTCATCCTGACCCCGGACAGCGAGTTCCTGCGCCACTTCCGCTAG
- a CDS encoding phosphomannomutase/phosphoglucomutase: MKPVNKEVFRAYDIRGVVDRDFDEQWVETLGRACGTYFRRKGHTRAVVAHDCRHSSPGYQQRMIAGLSACGVDVLFLDMVATPLFYFAVKTLGYRAGVMITASHNPPEFNGFKVWEGDSTIHSEEITAVYEIMAAGRFESGSGVAARHDIVPAYLDALAAQVRLPRPVRVVLDGGNGAGGLVCAELLRRIGAEVLEQYTEPDGDFPNHHPDPTVPKYMTDLIARVPASGAELGIGLDGDADRIGVVDEKGAMVYGDKLLAIYARDMLTRHPGATVIGEVKCTHLLYKDIEAHGGQAIMSATGHSLIKARMRETGALLAGEMSGHMFFADQYHGFDDALYAALRIVDIVARTPGAPLSGYLDDWPVTCNTPELRVDCPDALKFQVVARALEYFRTRYDVIDVDGVRIVLPDGWGLLRASNTQPVLVLRFEAQSPQRLEEIRRLVEEPLARWIAEMS; the protein is encoded by the coding sequence ATGAAACCGGTCAACAAGGAAGTCTTCAGGGCCTACGACATCCGCGGCGTGGTGGACAGGGACTTCGACGAGCAGTGGGTCGAGACCCTGGGCCGGGCCTGCGGCACCTATTTCCGGCGCAAGGGCCACACCCGGGCCGTGGTCGCCCACGACTGCCGCCATTCCTCCCCGGGCTACCAGCAGCGCATGATCGCCGGGCTAAGCGCCTGCGGGGTGGACGTGCTGTTCCTGGACATGGTGGCCACCCCGCTGTTCTATTTTGCCGTCAAGACCCTGGGCTACCGCGCCGGGGTGATGATCACCGCCAGCCACAACCCGCCGGAGTTCAACGGCTTCAAGGTCTGGGAAGGTGACTCCACCATCCATTCGGAGGAGATCACCGCCGTGTACGAGATCATGGCCGCCGGGCGTTTCGAGTCCGGCTCGGGCGTGGCCGCGCGCCACGACATCGTGCCTGCCTACCTGGACGCCCTGGCCGCGCAGGTGCGCCTGCCGCGCCCGGTGCGCGTGGTGCTCGACGGCGGCAACGGCGCGGGCGGGCTGGTCTGCGCCGAGCTTCTGCGGCGCATCGGCGCCGAGGTCCTGGAGCAGTACACCGAGCCCGACGGCGACTTCCCCAACCACCACCCCGACCCCACGGTGCCCAAGTACATGACCGACCTCATCGCCCGCGTGCCCGCCTCGGGCGCGGAGCTGGGCATCGGCCTGGACGGCGACGCCGACCGCATCGGCGTGGTGGATGAAAAGGGCGCCATGGTCTACGGCGACAAGCTGCTGGCCATCTACGCCCGCGACATGCTCACCCGCCACCCCGGGGCCACGGTCATCGGCGAGGTCAAGTGCACCCACCTGCTCTACAAGGACATCGAGGCCCACGGCGGCCAGGCCATCATGAGCGCCACCGGGCACTCGCTCATCAAGGCCCGCATGCGCGAGACCGGCGCCCTGCTGGCGGGCGAGATGAGCGGGCACATGTTCTTCGCCGACCAGTACCACGGCTTCGACGACGCCCTCTACGCCGCCCTGCGCATCGTGGACATCGTGGCCCGCACCCCGGGGGCGCCGCTGTCCGGCTACCTGGACGACTGGCCCGTGACCTGCAACACCCCCGAGCTGCGCGTGGACTGCCCCGACGCCCTGAAGTTCCAGGTGGTGGCCCGGGCCCTGGAGTATTTCCGCACGCGCTACGACGTCATCGACGTGGACGGGGTGCGCATCGTGCTGCCCGACGGCTGGGGGCTCCTGCGGGCTTCCAACACCCAGCCCGTGCTGGTGCTGCGCTTCGAGGCCCAGTCGCCCCAGCGGCTGGAGGAGATCCGCCGCCTCGTCGAGGAGCCCCTGGCCCGCTGGATCGCCGAAATGTCCTGA
- a CDS encoding membrane protein, giving the protein MDLAALWQGLGWPLVRLCFFVSLGLLVGTLIEALNWVRFVAVLATPLTRAARLTDVSGAAFSMAFFSGVSANTMLAEAHARGRITGRELLFSNLFNSMPTFFLHLPTMYAITRSIVGQLADVYVGLAVLAAVLRTGAVVLAGRLFNPPLEEGCIPCRLDEQKPHSLREALGRALSRFSRRIRRILGITVPVYALFFLLQEWGLFTAIETFMATHLSFLSWLPPQVISVVALQSTGELAAGLSALRPLLDQGAIAPNMAVLTLLLGNVLSSPMRTIRHQYPYYAGIFPQRVAVRLIVASQTLRAASMALVTAGYVLFAF; this is encoded by the coding sequence ATGGACCTCGCCGCCCTGTGGCAGGGCCTGGGCTGGCCCCTGGTGCGCCTGTGCTTCTTCGTCTCCCTGGGGCTTTTGGTGGGCACGCTCATCGAGGCCCTGAACTGGGTGCGCTTCGTGGCCGTGCTGGCCACGCCGCTGACCCGCGCCGCGCGCCTGACCGACGTGAGCGGCGCCGCGTTCTCCATGGCCTTCTTCTCCGGGGTGTCGGCCAACACCATGCTGGCCGAGGCCCACGCCCGGGGCCGCATCACGGGTCGCGAGCTTTTGTTCTCCAACCTGTTCAACAGCATGCCGACCTTCTTCCTGCACCTGCCCACCATGTACGCCATCACGCGCTCCATCGTCGGCCAGCTGGCCGACGTGTACGTGGGGCTGGCGGTGCTGGCGGCGGTGCTGCGCACGGGGGCGGTGGTCCTGGCGGGGCGGCTGTTCAACCCGCCCCTGGAGGAGGGCTGCATCCCCTGCCGCCTGGACGAGCAGAAGCCGCACTCCCTGCGCGAGGCCCTGGGCCGGGCGCTGTCGCGCTTCTCGCGGCGCATCCGGCGCATCCTGGGCATCACCGTGCCGGTCTACGCGCTGTTCTTCCTGCTCCAGGAGTGGGGGCTGTTCACGGCCATCGAAACCTTCATGGCCACGCACCTGTCCTTTTTGTCCTGGCTGCCGCCGCAGGTCATCTCGGTGGTGGCCCTGCAATCCACGGGCGAGCTGGCCGCCGGGCTCTCGGCCCTGCGGCCCCTGCTGGACCAGGGCGCCATCGCCCCCAACATGGCCGTGCTCACGCTGCTGCTGGGCAACGTGCTGTCCTCGCCCATGCGCACCATCCGCCACCAGTACCCCTACTACGCGGGTATCTTCCCCCAGCGCGTGGCGGTCCGGCTCATCGTCGCCAGCCAGACCCTGCGCGCGGCGTCCATGGCGCTGGTCACGGCGGGGTACGTCCTGTTCGCCTTCTAG
- a CDS encoding efflux RND transporter periplasmic adaptor subunit: MRKKFILAALVAAAVVAALFWTTGRRAGEIQVLATAKVTRGTVRSQLEATGIVKAQVGAIVKIGAQATGRLTSMRVKIGDSVREGDLIAQIDDREARTAQAEAQARLERERAELARARAVAPLSVAEAQADLEAAEAEAAYAADFAARQRTLFAQGLVARDTLDDAAQKAQVKDGALRARRAALERTRTETEKTLHKARKAVREAEAALESIQTRLSYTRIVSPLTGVVSQVTVQEGETVVAGLEVANLITVLDPTRLEMWIYVDETDIGQVRPGLPVEFQVDALPGTSFHGTIDQIYPEPEVRDNIVYYQALVRITPEQAQSLRPEMTTQCQIIVEVKDNVLALPNAALKWVAGEQAVYVMRAGKPERIMPELGLAGVSATEVLSGLAEGDEVAVQLVLPGTKAPQGAQAPRTPQAPPGPPRGRS; this comes from the coding sequence GTGCGCAAGAAGTTCATTCTCGCCGCCCTCGTCGCGGCAGCCGTCGTGGCGGCCCTGTTCTGGACCACGGGCCGCCGCGCGGGCGAGATCCAGGTCCTGGCCACGGCCAAGGTCACGCGCGGCACCGTGCGCAGCCAGCTCGAAGCCACGGGCATCGTCAAGGCCCAGGTCGGGGCCATCGTCAAGATCGGCGCCCAGGCCACGGGCCGCCTGACCTCCATGCGCGTGAAGATCGGCGACAGCGTGCGCGAGGGCGACCTCATCGCCCAGATCGACGACCGCGAGGCGCGCACGGCCCAGGCCGAGGCCCAGGCCCGCCTGGAGCGCGAGCGCGCCGAGCTGGCCCGGGCGCGCGCCGTGGCCCCGCTGTCCGTGGCCGAGGCCCAGGCCGACCTGGAGGCCGCCGAGGCCGAGGCCGCCTACGCCGCCGACTTCGCCGCGCGCCAGCGCACCCTGTTCGCCCAGGGGCTGGTGGCCCGCGACACCCTGGACGACGCCGCCCAGAAGGCCCAGGTCAAGGACGGCGCCCTGCGCGCCCGCCGGGCCGCCCTGGAGCGCACGCGCACCGAAACGGAAAAGACCCTGCACAAGGCCAGAAAGGCCGTGCGCGAGGCCGAGGCGGCCCTGGAATCCATCCAGACCCGCCTGAGCTACACGCGCATCGTCAGCCCGCTCACGGGCGTGGTCAGCCAGGTCACGGTCCAGGAGGGCGAAACCGTGGTCGCCGGGCTGGAGGTGGCCAACCTGATCACCGTGCTCGACCCCACACGCCTGGAAATGTGGATCTACGTGGACGAGACCGACATCGGCCAGGTGCGCCCCGGCCTGCCCGTGGAGTTCCAGGTGGACGCCCTGCCCGGGACCTCCTTCCACGGCACCATCGACCAGATCTACCCCGAGCCCGAGGTGCGCGACAACATCGTCTACTATCAGGCCCTGGTGCGCATCACCCCCGAGCAGGCCCAAAGCCTGCGCCCGGAGATGACCACCCAGTGCCAGATCATCGTCGAGGTCAAGGACAACGTGCTGGCCCTGCCCAACGCGGCCCTGAAGTGGGTGGCGGGCGAGCAGGCCGTGTACGTCATGCGCGCGGGCAAGCCCGAGCGGATCATGCCCGAGCTGGGTCTGGCCGGGGTGAGCGCCACCGAGGTTCTCTCGGGGCTGGCCGAGGGCGACGAGGTGGCCGTGCAGCTCGTGCTGCCCGGCACCAAGGCCCCGCAGGGCGCCCAGGCCCCGCGCACCCCGCAGGCCCCCCCCGGGCCGCCCAGGGGCCGCTCGTGA
- the hflK gene encoding FtsH protease activity modulator HflK, which yields MNWDWDKLQQQNKRQRPSGGASGPGLGDFGFEVRRLRQFNFPAGKFILLAVVVLWALSGLYIVNADEQGVVLRFGKFARLTESGLHYHLPFPIESVETPKVTQIHRVEIGFRGSAGAGSQARAVDQESLMLTGDENIVDVQFIVQYKIRDAKQYLFNVKSQHETVKAAAEAAMREVVGYNLIDTVLTTGKLGIQNDSTDLLQSILDRYESGIQVVAVQLQDVHPPHEVIDAFKDVASAREDKSRLINEADAYRNDLMPRARGQAAVLLNQAEAYKETRIRRAQGDAARYLAVLQEYEKARDVTKTRLYLETMETVLSNPELEKIIIDSKASGGVVPYLPLDRLPRAKAPASSEPQTPQAGGAQ from the coding sequence ATGAACTGGGACTGGGACAAGCTGCAACAGCAGAACAAACGGCAGAGGCCGTCCGGCGGCGCGAGCGGGCCGGGCCTGGGTGATTTCGGTTTCGAGGTCCGGCGGCTGCGGCAGTTCAACTTCCCGGCGGGCAAGTTCATCCTGCTGGCGGTGGTGGTGCTGTGGGCCCTGTCGGGCCTGTACATCGTCAACGCCGACGAGCAGGGTGTGGTGCTGCGCTTCGGCAAGTTCGCCCGGCTGACGGAAAGCGGGCTGCACTACCATCTGCCGTTCCCCATCGAGAGCGTGGAAACGCCCAAGGTGACGCAGATCCACCGCGTGGAGATCGGCTTCCGGGGCTCGGCGGGCGCCGGGTCGCAGGCCCGCGCCGTGGACCAGGAATCGCTCATGCTCACCGGCGACGAGAACATCGTCGATGTGCAGTTCATCGTGCAGTACAAGATCAGGGACGCCAAGCAGTATCTGTTCAACGTCAAGAGCCAGCACGAGACGGTGAAGGCCGCCGCCGAGGCCGCCATGCGCGAGGTGGTGGGCTACAACCTCATCGACACCGTGCTGACCACGGGCAAGCTGGGCATCCAGAACGACAGCACCGACCTGTTGCAAAGCATCCTGGACCGCTACGAGAGCGGCATCCAAGTCGTGGCCGTGCAGCTTCAGGACGTGCATCCGCCCCACGAGGTCATCGACGCCTTCAAGGACGTGGCCTCCGCCCGCGAGGACAAGAGCCGGCTGATCAACGAGGCCGACGCCTACCGCAACGACCTGATGCCCCGGGCCCGGGGTCAGGCGGCGGTGCTGCTCAACCAGGCCGAGGCCTACAAGGAGACGCGCATCCGCCGCGCCCAGGGCGACGCCGCGCGCTACCTGGCCGTGCTCCAGGAGTACGAGAAGGCCCGCGACGTGACGAAGACCCGCCTGTATCTGGAGACCATGGAAACCGTGCTCTCCAACCCCGAGCTCGAAAAGATCATCATCGACTCCAAGGCCAGCGGCGGGGTCGTGCCCTATCTGCCTCTGGACAGGCTGCCCCGGGCCAAGGCCCCGGCGTCCTCCGAACCGCAGACCCCCCAGGCCGGAGGTGCGCAATGA
- the panB gene encoding 3-methyl-2-oxobutanoate hydroxymethyltransferase has product MTKTESVTVPSVAARKGGERLTMLTAYDYALARLADAAGVDMVLVGDSLAMVGLGQRDTLAVGLDAMVHHTRAVSRGVERALVVADMPFGSYQACDADAVRGAARLLAEGRAGAVKVEGGERVLGRIEAIVRADIPVMGHIGLTPQSVARMGGFKVQGRTAWAARALLDDARRLEDAGCFALVLEAVPAPVARAATAAVGIPTIGIGAGPHCDGQVLVTHDVLGLFDRFAPRFVKRYAELGQAATQAMAAFCAEVRSGAFPGPEHSFTMDAAELRAAGLEMPDGE; this is encoded by the coding sequence GTGACCAAGACCGAATCCGTGACCGTGCCGTCCGTGGCCGCCCGCAAGGGCGGCGAGCGGCTGACCATGCTCACCGCCTACGACTACGCCCTGGCCCGTCTGGCCGACGCGGCGGGGGTGGACATGGTCCTGGTGGGCGATTCGCTGGCCATGGTCGGCCTGGGCCAGCGCGACACCCTGGCCGTGGGCCTGGACGCCATGGTCCACCACACCCGCGCCGTGTCGCGCGGCGTGGAACGCGCCCTGGTGGTGGCCGACATGCCCTTCGGCTCCTACCAGGCCTGCGACGCCGACGCCGTGCGCGGCGCCGCGCGCCTCCTGGCCGAGGGCCGGGCCGGGGCCGTGAAGGTCGAGGGCGGGGAGCGCGTGCTGGGGCGCATCGAGGCCATCGTGCGTGCGGACATCCCGGTCATGGGCCACATCGGGCTCACGCCCCAGAGCGTGGCGCGCATGGGGGGCTTCAAGGTTCAGGGCCGCACGGCCTGGGCCGCCCGGGCCCTGCTGGACGACGCCCGGCGCCTGGAAGACGCGGGCTGCTTCGCCCTGGTGCTGGAGGCCGTGCCCGCGCCCGTGGCCCGGGCCGCCACTGCCGCCGTGGGCATCCCGACCATCGGCATCGGCGCCGGGCCGCACTGCGACGGGCAGGTGCTGGTGACCCACGACGTGCTGGGCCTGTTCGACCGCTTCGCCCCGCGCTTCGTCAAGCGCTACGCCGAGCTGGGCCAGGCCGCGACCCAGGCCATGGCCGCCTTCTGCGCCGAGGTGCGCTCCGGCGCCTTCCCCGGGCCGGAGCACAGCTTCACCATGGACGCCGCCGAGCTGCGGGCCGCCGGGCTGGAAATGCCGGACGGCGAGTAG
- a CDS encoding 4Fe-4S binding protein: protein MKILAANHMERCIGCHSCSLACARLVHDSLSWIRAGIRIGSAGGLTTGFEARLCVACNPAPCALACPTGAFAQRKGGGVVVQRALCIRCGECAAHCPVDAILMSTEDGYPYVCIHCGRCAQFCPHGCLEMIDVQDRKPRPLPAEALEGEEEEHTHG, encoded by the coding sequence ATGAAAATACTTGCCGCCAACCACATGGAACGCTGCATCGGCTGCCACTCGTGCTCCCTGGCCTGCGCGCGCCTGGTGCACGACAGCCTGAGCTGGATCCGCGCGGGCATCCGCATCGGCTCCGCAGGCGGGCTGACCACCGGCTTCGAAGCCCGGCTGTGCGTGGCCTGCAACCCCGCGCCCTGCGCCCTGGCCTGCCCCACCGGGGCCTTCGCCCAGCGCAAGGGCGGCGGGGTCGTGGTCCAGCGCGCGCTGTGCATCCGCTGCGGCGAATGCGCGGCCCACTGCCCGGTGGACGCCATCCTCATGAGCACCGAGGACGGCTACCCCTACGTATGCATCCACTGCGGGCGCTGCGCCCAGTTCTGCCCCCACGGCTGCCTGGAGATGATCGACGTGCAGGACCGCAAGCCCCGCCCCCTGCCCGCCGAAGCCCTGGAAGGGGAAGAGGAGGAGCACACCCATGGCTGA
- a CDS encoding LexA family transcriptional regulator, with protein sequence MDRIKEATGTRTQVELAQVLGIRQSSISDAKRRDSVPADWFLTLFREFGLNPDWLALGRGPQYIKTKEGYKPFDQPALSETLREEGSPYGEPMASAKVVTYYAMAGGTAEDGGWKPQPAGKIAIPKAFDRKSLLVVRMDGTGMDPLIRRGAFVGLDRDHVSVLSGEVYGVLLPFEGLVVRRVFLEAEKNRFVLRAENPALADQHFGFEEYRDKIIGRMVWMIQEI encoded by the coding sequence GTGGACCGCATCAAAGAGGCCACCGGGACCAGGACCCAGGTGGAGCTGGCGCAGGTGCTGGGCATTCGCCAATCCAGCATCTCCGACGCCAAGCGCCGCGATTCCGTGCCGGCGGACTGGTTCCTGACCCTGTTCCGCGAGTTCGGGCTCAACCCCGACTGGCTGGCCCTGGGGCGCGGCCCGCAGTACATCAAGACCAAGGAGGGCTACAAGCCCTTCGACCAGCCCGCCCTGTCCGAGACCCTGCGCGAGGAGGGCTCGCCCTACGGCGAGCCCATGGCCTCGGCCAAGGTGGTCACCTACTACGCCATGGCCGGGGGCACCGCCGAGGACGGCGGCTGGAAGCCCCAGCCCGCCGGCAAGATCGCCATCCCCAAGGCCTTCGACCGCAAGTCGCTGCTGGTGGTGCGCATGGACGGCACGGGCATGGATCCGCTGATTCGCCGCGGGGCCTTCGTGGGCCTGGACCGCGACCACGTCAGCGTGCTGTCCGGCGAGGTCTACGGCGTGCTGCTGCCCTTCGAGGGGCTGGTGGTGCGCCGGGTGTTCCTGGAGGCGGAGAAGAACCGCTTCGTGCTGCGCGCCGAGAACCCCGCTCTGGCGGACCAGCACTTCGGCTTCGAGGAATACCGCGACAAGATCATCGGGCGCATGGTCTGGATGATCCAGGAAATCTAG
- a CDS encoding aldehyde ferredoxin oxidoreductase N-terminal domain-containing protein, translated as MADRPFHIMHVNLETGRGERADFSAPDECLGGSGLAARLFEKYGGLDRPAFSPAQPLIFAIGPLTGRYPLMSKVVCGFKSPYTGQYAESHAGGRLALALRFAGFDALVITGRAKRLSALTVAGRKLALADVEYLRGRDVFSTGKHLRHKSGASGHRSILRIGPAGENLLAYACINVDSFRHFGRLGSGAVMGAKNLKAVMVVGDRELPLGAGKEYKKIFKDIYAKLTTTDMMSKYHNLGTPQNVIPLNELNALPWKNLQQTSDPGAEGISGERFAEQLLLRQTACSGCPVGCIHIGLLREQFAGEHEYLYRQVSYDHEPIFACGAMLALSNASDVLAVLDACERQGMDVMSAGVALAWAAEALEKGVVTEKQTVVPLRFGQAKGFIAAMDLLGSRANEFYEILGRGALVAAEHYGGTDFACVLGQEMAGYATGEVFFVSQALGFRHSHLDSGGYSYDQKAKDKDVGKAVRFMVDDEKGRVMLTCMVSCLFARGIYTPELLAEALDAAGFPATAQNLDALASEAQRLRWRLKLDTGYDPGKVTIPRRFSEVVTWKGAMDQGYMDALRGAYAKAIVDLGARQE; from the coding sequence ATGGCTGACCGTCCGTTCCACATCATGCATGTGAACCTGGAGACCGGGCGCGGCGAGCGCGCCGACTTCTCGGCCCCGGACGAGTGCCTGGGCGGCTCGGGCCTGGCGGCCCGACTGTTCGAGAAATACGGCGGCCTCGACCGGCCAGCGTTCAGTCCCGCGCAGCCGCTGATCTTCGCCATCGGCCCGCTCACGGGGCGCTACCCGCTGATGAGCAAGGTCGTGTGCGGCTTCAAGTCGCCCTACACCGGGCAGTACGCCGAGTCCCACGCCGGGGGCCGCCTGGCCCTGGCCCTGCGCTTCGCGGGGTTCGACGCCCTGGTGATCACGGGGCGGGCAAAGCGCCTGTCGGCCCTCACCGTGGCCGGGCGCAAGCTGGCCCTGGCCGACGTGGAGTACCTGCGCGGGCGCGACGTGTTCAGCACCGGCAAGCACCTGCGCCACAAGAGCGGCGCCTCGGGCCACCGCAGCATCCTGCGCATCGGCCCGGCGGGCGAAAACCTGCTCGCCTACGCCTGCATCAACGTGGATTCCTTCCGCCACTTCGGGCGCCTGGGCTCGGGGGCGGTCATGGGCGCCAAGAACCTCAAGGCCGTGATGGTCGTGGGCGACCGCGAGCTGCCCCTGGGCGCGGGCAAGGAATACAAGAAGATCTTCAAGGATATCTACGCCAAGCTGACCACCACGGACATGATGAGCAAATACCACAACCTGGGCACGCCCCAGAACGTGATCCCGCTCAACGAGCTGAACGCCCTGCCGTGGAAGAACCTTCAGCAGACCTCGGACCCCGGGGCCGAGGGCATCTCGGGCGAACGCTTCGCCGAGCAATTGCTGCTGCGCCAGACGGCCTGCTCCGGCTGCCCCGTGGGCTGCATCCACATCGGGCTGCTGCGCGAGCAGTTCGCGGGCGAGCACGAATACCTCTACCGCCAGGTGTCCTACGACCACGAGCCCATCTTCGCCTGCGGGGCCATGCTCGCCCTGTCCAACGCCTCCGACGTGCTGGCCGTGCTCGACGCCTGCGAGCGCCAGGGCATGGACGTGATGAGCGCGGGCGTGGCCCTGGCCTGGGCCGCCGAGGCGCTGGAAAAGGGCGTCGTCACCGAGAAGCAGACCGTGGTGCCCCTGCGCTTCGGCCAGGCCAAGGGCTTCATCGCGGCCATGGACCTGCTGGGCTCGCGGGCCAACGAGTTCTACGAGATCCTCGGGCGCGGGGCGCTGGTGGCCGCCGAGCACTACGGCGGCACGGACTTCGCCTGCGTCCTCGGCCAGGAGATGGCTGGCTACGCCACGGGCGAGGTGTTCTTCGTGTCCCAGGCGCTGGGCTTCCGCCACTCGCACCTGGACAGCGGCGGCTACTCCTACGACCAGAAGGCCAAGGACAAGGACGTGGGCAAGGCCGTGCGCTTCATGGTGGACGACGAGAAGGGCCGGGTCATGCTGACCTGCATGGTCTCCTGCCTGTTCGCGCGCGGCATCTACACCCCCGAACTGCTGGCCGAGGCCCTGGACGCCGCAGGCTTCCCGGCCACGGCCCAGAACCTGGACGCCCTGGCCAGCGAGGCGCAGCGCCTGCGCTGGCGCCTGAAGCTGGACACGGGCTACGACCCCGGCAAGGTGACCATCCCGCGCCGCTTCAGCGAGGTCGTCACCTGGAAGGGCGCCATGGACCAGGGCTACATGGACGCCCTGCGCGGCGCCTACGCCAAGGCCATAGTGGACCTGGGCGCCCGGCAGGAGTAG
- a CDS encoding helix-turn-helix domain-containing protein — MEIGKQIDENNPTRQARLRAWLALHKIRYGDLALALGVHPSMITRIVSGDRAPARRIRQLARLGIPRELLPEPSRPPGRPPGAKNAPRKAAQPSTSISDRSE, encoded by the coding sequence ATGGAAATCGGTAAACAAATTGACGAAAATAACCCGACCCGTCAAGCCCGGCTGCGGGCATGGCTGGCGTTGCACAAGATCCGGTACGGCGACCTGGCTCTGGCCCTGGGGGTTCACCCGTCCATGATCACGCGCATCGTCAGCGGCGACCGCGCCCCGGCCCGGCGCATCAGGCAGCTCGCAAGGCTCGGTATCCCCCGCGAGCTGCTCCCGGAGCCCTCTAGGCCGCCCGGCAGGCCACCTGGCGCCAAAAACGCACCGCGAAAGGCCGCGCAGCCTTCCACGTCGATTTCGGACCGTTCAGAGTGA